In a genomic window of Streptomyces sp. NBC_01231:
- a CDS encoding SpoIIE family protein phosphatase: protein MERCVVEDHGGRSVRDAAGEVLTARATVDEHGTVTGWSEGAERLLGYTSAQVLGRPARSLLAEEPRAGELPPLSELPRWHGTLALRHRSGHRVEARVLAHHRMPEGGAAEARSWLLVSAVAGTEAGSESVSEAEADAVDQADAVAVAVAVAEAEADAGHRHDDALVRGGFFDSPCCAISVYDTDLRFRRSSRYGQVALGLSDEDVRGLRLADVVDDPVSEKVEQAMRLALETGEPQYLENHARAPGETREHAWSIHLYRLQGPDGRVLGVASAGHDMTEQYWARKRLQLIAEATARIGGTLDVTRTAQELTDVVVPELADFVSVDLLTSLDNLPDWPAEALTANGSLTLRRIAHRSVYPGSPEAVVAPGDVEEYPEGSPAVESVRSGRAVLYQMNEPAIIDWVAQHPVRSSRIRDFGFHSAITVPLSARGATLGIVVLARHRHPDPFQADDLVLAEELAARAAVCIDNARRYTRERRTAVTLQHSLLPQRLPEQSAVEVASRYLPAGARAGVGGDWFDVIPLSGARVALVVGDVVGHGIHASATMGRLRTAVRTLADIDLPPDELLTHLDDMVGRLAMEAEGAERPPGEGEIAGDVGATCLYAVYDPVSRRCTLARAGHPLPVVVSPDGTVELLDVPTGPPLGLGGLPFEATETELPEGSLLALYTDGLIESRDRDLDYGLSRLGQALARPAASLDVLCDRVLADVLPQQPADDVALLVARTRALKSDRVAVWDVAPDPAAVANARKNALCQLESWGLTDASFVTELIVSELVTNAVRHAEPPIQLRLIHDQSLICEVSDASSTAPHMRRARTYDEGGRGLLLVAQLSRRWGTRQNGKGKTIWAEQSVDPG from the coding sequence ATGGAGCGGTGTGTCGTCGAGGACCACGGAGGGCGTTCCGTTCGAGACGCCGCCGGTGAGGTGCTCACCGCGCGCGCCACCGTCGACGAACACGGCACCGTGACGGGGTGGAGTGAGGGCGCCGAGCGACTGCTCGGGTACACGTCGGCGCAGGTCCTCGGCCGGCCGGCGAGGTCCCTGCTCGCCGAGGAACCCCGGGCCGGCGAGCTTCCGCCCCTCTCGGAGCTGCCGAGGTGGCACGGCACCCTCGCACTGCGGCACCGTTCCGGGCACCGCGTGGAAGCCAGGGTCCTGGCGCATCACAGGATGCCGGAGGGCGGGGCGGCGGAGGCCCGGAGCTGGCTCCTGGTCTCCGCCGTGGCCGGGACCGAAGCCGGTTCTGAATCCGTGTCCGAGGCCGAGGCCGACGCCGTTGACCAGGCCGACGCCGTGGCCGTAGCGGTGGCCGTGGCCGAAGCCGAGGCCGACGCCGGGCACCGTCACGACGACGCGCTCGTGCGGGGCGGTTTCTTCGACTCACCGTGCTGTGCGATCTCGGTGTACGACACGGACCTGCGTTTTCGCCGGTCCAGCCGGTACGGGCAGGTCGCACTGGGCCTGAGCGACGAGGACGTACGAGGGCTGCGGCTGGCGGACGTGGTCGACGATCCCGTCTCGGAGAAGGTCGAGCAGGCGATGCGGCTGGCCCTGGAGACCGGTGAGCCGCAGTACCTCGAGAACCATGCCCGGGCCCCAGGCGAAACCCGTGAGCACGCCTGGTCCATTCACCTCTACCGCTTGCAGGGCCCGGACGGCCGCGTCCTGGGCGTGGCTTCCGCCGGGCACGACATGACGGAGCAGTACTGGGCCCGCAAACGCCTCCAGCTGATCGCCGAGGCCACCGCTCGCATCGGCGGCACGCTGGATGTGACGCGGACCGCGCAGGAGCTGACGGACGTGGTGGTTCCGGAACTCGCGGACTTCGTCAGCGTCGATCTCCTGACGTCCCTGGACAACCTGCCCGACTGGCCGGCGGAAGCACTGACGGCGAACGGCAGCCTCACACTGCGGCGCATCGCCCACCGGTCCGTGTACCCGGGGAGCCCCGAGGCGGTCGTGGCACCGGGCGACGTGGAGGAGTACCCGGAAGGCTCCCCGGCCGTGGAGAGCGTGCGGTCGGGGCGGGCCGTGCTGTACCAGATGAACGAGCCCGCGATCATCGACTGGGTGGCCCAGCACCCCGTCCGGTCCTCCCGGATCCGCGACTTCGGCTTCCACTCGGCGATCACCGTGCCGCTGTCGGCGCGCGGGGCCACGCTGGGCATCGTGGTCCTCGCCCGGCACCGGCATCCCGACCCGTTCCAGGCCGACGACCTGGTGCTGGCCGAGGAACTGGCCGCCCGGGCCGCGGTCTGCATCGACAACGCCCGCCGCTACACCCGCGAGCGCCGCACGGCGGTCACCCTCCAGCACAGCCTGCTGCCGCAGCGGCTGCCCGAGCAGAGCGCGGTGGAGGTCGCCTCCCGCTATCTGCCGGCCGGCGCCCGGGCCGGGGTGGGCGGCGACTGGTTCGACGTGATCCCCCTGTCCGGGGCCAGGGTCGCGCTGGTGGTGGGCGATGTGGTGGGCCACGGCATCCACGCCTCGGCGACCATGGGACGGCTGCGGACGGCCGTACGGACCCTGGCCGACATCGATCTGCCCCCCGACGAGCTGCTCACCCACCTCGACGACATGGTGGGCCGCCTGGCCATGGAGGCGGAGGGCGCGGAACGGCCCCCGGGGGAGGGGGAGATCGCGGGAGATGTCGGGGCGACCTGTCTGTACGCCGTGTACGACCCCGTCTCCCGTCGTTGCACGCTGGCCCGGGCCGGGCATCCGCTCCCGGTCGTGGTGAGCCCGGACGGCACCGTCGAACTGCTCGACGTTCCCACGGGACCTCCGCTGGGACTGGGCGGACTGCCCTTCGAGGCGACGGAGACCGAGCTGCCCGAGGGCAGTCTGCTGGCCCTCTACACCGACGGCCTGATCGAGTCGCGTGACCGTGATCTCGACTACGGTCTCTCCCGGCTGGGGCAGGCCCTCGCCCGTCCCGCGGCCTCCCTGGACGTGCTGTGCGACAGGGTGCTCGCCGACGTGCTCCCCCAGCAGCCCGCCGACGACGTGGCCCTGCTCGTCGCCCGCACCCGGGCGCTCAAGTCCGACCGGGTCGCCGTCTGGGACGTGGCCCCCGATCCCGCCGCCGTCGCCAACGCCCGCAAGAACGCCCTGTGCCAGCTGGAGAGTTGGGGCCTGACCGACGCCTCCTTCGTCACCGAGCTGATCGTCAGCGAACTGGTCACCAACGCCGTCCGGCACGCGGAACCGCCCATCCAGCTGCGCCTCATCCACGACCAGAGCCTCATCTGCGAGGTCTCGGACGCCAGCAGCACCGCACCCCACATGCGCCGCGCCCGCACCTACGACGAGGGCGGCCGCGGTCTGCTCCTGGTCGCCCAGCTGAGCCGGCGCTGGGGCACGCGCCAGAACGGCAAGGGCAAGACGATCTGGGCGGAGCAGAGCGTCGATCCCGGCTGA
- a CDS encoding zinc ribbon domain-containing protein, whose translation MIIFGTKGYLYQLAILTLVCGQCGNPSAHTLRKRVTKFSLFFVPLFPISTKHATQCTFCGAEARVTKEQAEQLLAQGTAGYGGQAQQGQPHQQQPYQS comes from the coding sequence GTGATCATCTTCGGCACCAAGGGGTACCTGTACCAGCTCGCGATACTGACGCTCGTGTGCGGGCAGTGCGGGAACCCCTCCGCTCACACGCTCAGGAAGCGGGTGACGAAGTTCAGCCTGTTCTTCGTGCCGCTGTTTCCCATCTCGACCAAGCACGCCACCCAGTGCACCTTCTGCGGGGCGGAGGCGAGGGTGACCAAGGAGCAGGCGGAGCAGCTGCTGGCGCAGGGGACGGCCGGGTACGGCGGTCAGGCCCAGCAGGGGCAGCCGCACCAGCAGCAGCCGTACCAGTCGTGA
- a CDS encoding MFS transporter, whose translation MTDGVDTARSSATARIVLTTLAAGQFLMALDSSVMNVSIATVAEDVDTTVTGIQGAITAYTLVMAMFMIPGGKIGALIGRRRAFMIGCCVYGCGSLVTALAPNLPVLLLGWAFLEGIGAALILPAIVALVAGNFAPERRPTAYGLVAAAGAVAIAVGPLIGGVATTYFSWRWVFAGEVVMVLGILVLARRIADAPTGERRRIDLVGAVLSALGLGIFVYGVLRSDEWGWFRPKADAPSWLGVSLVVWLMLAGLLLIWLFLRWEARMVERDREPLVDPAMLRNKQLTGGLTMFFFQYLVQMGVFFVVPLYLSVALGLSALTTGARILPLSVTLLAAAVLIPRFFPDVSPRRVVRLGILALLAGAVVLMAALDADAGAEIVTIPLLLIGLGMGALASQLGSVTVSAVPESQSAEVGGVQNAVTNLGASIGTALAGSILIAALTTSFLTSVDQSQAIPADVKSQATVELQSGVPFLSDAQLESALDDADTSPEVTQAALDANESARLDGLRAALAILALSALLALFFTHRIPTTQPRTTEP comes from the coding sequence ATGACGGACGGGGTAGACACCGCGCGGAGCTCGGCAACGGCGCGCATCGTGCTGACGACGCTCGCGGCCGGGCAGTTTCTGATGGCGCTCGACAGCTCCGTCATGAACGTCTCGATCGCGACGGTCGCCGAGGACGTGGACACGACGGTGACGGGCATCCAGGGCGCCATCACGGCCTACACCCTCGTGATGGCCATGTTCATGATCCCGGGCGGCAAGATCGGGGCGCTGATCGGCCGCAGACGGGCGTTCATGATCGGCTGCTGCGTCTACGGCTGCGGCTCTCTCGTGACGGCGCTCGCACCGAACCTGCCCGTGCTGCTGCTCGGCTGGGCCTTCCTCGAAGGGATCGGAGCGGCTCTGATCCTGCCCGCGATCGTGGCCCTCGTGGCAGGCAACTTCGCCCCGGAGCGCCGCCCCACCGCCTACGGACTCGTCGCCGCCGCCGGGGCCGTGGCGATCGCGGTCGGCCCGCTCATCGGCGGTGTCGCCACGACGTACTTCTCCTGGCGCTGGGTCTTCGCCGGCGAGGTCGTGATGGTGCTCGGCATCCTGGTGCTCGCCCGCCGCATCGCGGACGCGCCGACCGGCGAACGCCGGCGCATCGATCTCGTCGGGGCGGTGCTCTCCGCACTCGGTCTCGGGATCTTCGTCTACGGCGTGCTCCGCTCCGACGAATGGGGCTGGTTCCGGCCCAAGGCCGACGCGCCCTCGTGGCTCGGGGTCTCGCTGGTCGTGTGGCTGATGCTGGCGGGCCTGCTGCTGATCTGGCTCTTCCTCCGCTGGGAGGCCCGCATGGTGGAGCGAGACAGGGAGCCGCTCGTCGACCCGGCCATGCTGCGCAACAAGCAGCTCACCGGCGGGCTGACGATGTTCTTCTTCCAGTACCTGGTGCAGATGGGCGTCTTCTTCGTCGTACCGCTCTATCTGTCGGTGGCCCTGGGCCTGTCCGCGCTCACGACGGGCGCCCGCATTCTGCCGCTCTCCGTGACCCTGCTGGCGGCCGCGGTCCTGATTCCCCGCTTCTTCCCGGACGTCTCCCCGCGCCGGGTCGTACGGCTGGGGATCCTCGCGTTGCTCGCCGGCGCGGTGGTCCTGATGGCCGCGCTGGACGCGGACGCCGGGGCGGAGATCGTCACCATCCCCCTCCTGCTGATCGGGCTCGGCATGGGGGCGCTGGCGTCCCAGCTCGGGTCGGTCACCGTGTCGGCGGTGCCGGAATCGCAGAGCGCGGAGGTCGGCGGTGTGCAGAACGCCGTGACCAACCTCGGTGCCTCGATCGGTACCGCGCTCGCCGGGTCGATCCTGATCGCCGCCCTCACGACCTCGTTCCTGACCAGCGTCGACCAGAGCCAGGCGATCCCGGCCGACGTCAAGAGTCAGGCGACCGTCGAACTCCAGAGCGGCGTACCGTTCCTGTCGGACGCACAGCTGGAGTCCGCTCTCGACGACGCGGATACGAGCCCTGAGGTGACGCAGGCGGCGCTCGACGCGAACGAGAGCGCGAGGCTCGACGGGCTGCGTGCCGCGCTCGCCATCCTCGCGCTCTCCGCTCTTCTCGCGCTGTTCTTCACCCACCGGATCCCCACGACCCAGCCCCGCACGACGGAGCCGTAA